In Erythrolamprus reginae isolate rEryReg1 chromosome 10, rEryReg1.hap1, whole genome shotgun sequence, one DNA window encodes the following:
- the ANP32A gene encoding acidic leucine-rich nuclear phosphoprotein 32 family member A isoform X1: protein MDMKKRIHLELRNRTPSDVKELVLDNCRSNEGKIEGLTDEFEELELLSTINVGLTSVVNLPKLNKLKKLELSDNRISGGLEVLAEKCPNLTHLNLSGNKIKDLSTIEPLEKLENLKSLDLFNCEVTNLNDYRDNVFKLLPQLTYLDGYDRNDKEAPDSDAEGYVEGLDDDDDEEDEEDYDEEAQLGDYELEEEEDVSGEEEDVSGEEEEDEEGYNDGEVDDDEEEEEEAAAATTEEARGEKRKREADDEGEEED, encoded by the exons ATGGACATGAAGAAGAGGATCCACTTAGAGCTGCGGAACAGGACGCCTTCCGAC gtAAAAGAACTTGTTCTTGACAACTGCAGGTCAAATGAAGGAAAAATTGAAGGCCTCACAGATGAATTTGAAGAGTTGGAACTACTAAGTACAATCAATGTAGGCCTCACCTCAGTTGTAAACTTACCAAAATTAAACAAACTTAAGAAG CTCGAGTTGAGTGATAACAGGATCTCAGGGGGACTGGAAGTATTGGCAGAAAAATGTCCGAACCTCACACATCTAAACCTAAGTGGCAACAAAATAAAGGATCTTAGTACAATAGAACCTCTG gAGAAGTTAGAAAACCTGAAGAGTTTAGACCTTTTCAATTGTGAGGTCACTAACTTGAATGACTACAGAGACAATGTCTTCAAACTCCTTCCTCAACTCACATATCTGGATGGCTACGATCGGAATGATAAAGAGGCCCCCGATTCGGATGCAGAAGGCTACGTGGAAGGCCTGGACGACGACGATGATGAGGAGGATG aAGAGGACTACGATGAAGAGGCCCAGTTAGGAGACTATGAgttagaggaagaggaggatgtgaGTGGAGAGGAGGAAGACGTGAGTGGAGAAGAGGAG GAAGATGAAGAGGGTTATAATGATGGTGAAGTAGATGacgatgaagaagaggaagaagaagcagcagcagcaacaactg AAGAAGCTCGGGGGGAGAAGAGAAAACGAGAGGCCGATGACGAAGGCGAGGAGGAAGATTAA
- the ANP32A gene encoding acidic leucine-rich nuclear phosphoprotein 32 family member A isoform X2, whose product MDMKKRIHLELRNRTPSDVKELVLDNCRSNEGKIEGLTDEFEELELLSTINVGLTSVVNLPKLNKLKKLELSDNRISGGLEVLAEKCPNLTHLNLSGNKIKDLSTIEPLEKLENLKSLDLFNCEVTNLNDYRDNVFKLLPQLTYLDGYDRNDKEAPDSDAEGYVEGLDDDDDEEDEEDYDEEAQLGDYELEEEEDVSGEEEDVSGEEEEDEEGYNDGEVDDDEEEEEEAAAATTEARGEKRKREADDEGEEED is encoded by the exons ATGGACATGAAGAAGAGGATCCACTTAGAGCTGCGGAACAGGACGCCTTCCGAC gtAAAAGAACTTGTTCTTGACAACTGCAGGTCAAATGAAGGAAAAATTGAAGGCCTCACAGATGAATTTGAAGAGTTGGAACTACTAAGTACAATCAATGTAGGCCTCACCTCAGTTGTAAACTTACCAAAATTAAACAAACTTAAGAAG CTCGAGTTGAGTGATAACAGGATCTCAGGGGGACTGGAAGTATTGGCAGAAAAATGTCCGAACCTCACACATCTAAACCTAAGTGGCAACAAAATAAAGGATCTTAGTACAATAGAACCTCTG gAGAAGTTAGAAAACCTGAAGAGTTTAGACCTTTTCAATTGTGAGGTCACTAACTTGAATGACTACAGAGACAATGTCTTCAAACTCCTTCCTCAACTCACATATCTGGATGGCTACGATCGGAATGATAAAGAGGCCCCCGATTCGGATGCAGAAGGCTACGTGGAAGGCCTGGACGACGACGATGATGAGGAGGATG aAGAGGACTACGATGAAGAGGCCCAGTTAGGAGACTATGAgttagaggaagaggaggatgtgaGTGGAGAGGAGGAAGACGTGAGTGGAGAAGAGGAG GAAGATGAAGAGGGTTATAATGATGGTGAAGTAGATGacgatgaagaagaggaagaagaagcagcagcagcaacaactg AAGCTCGGGGGGAGAAGAGAAAACGAGAGGCCGATGACGAAGGCGAGGAGGAAGATTAA